In Bacteroidales bacterium, the genomic stretch AGAGGAAGTTATCGGAAAGGTAAAACGATTTGCCAAATTGGTTAAAGAGCAATTCGAAATCTCTAGAGTTGTTCTGTTTGGTTCCTATGCCAATGGGACTGCTCATGCATATAGCGACATTGATGTGGCCCTGGTTGTGAAAAAGATGGACAAAGGATTCTTCGAGGTTGAGCCTGTCCTCTGGAAGTTGCGCCGTCAGATTGATCCGCTTATTGAGCCTGTTCTGATTGAAGAAGAAAATGATCCGGCGGGATTTTTAGAAGAAATTACCAGGACCGGTATTGAAATCATCTGATTTACCTCACCAGCATCACCGTACCCACTTCCACATTTGCACCTTCGACTCCCGGGACTCCATCTAATCTGAAGGCAATACGGTAAACATAAACCCCGCCAGGGCAAAGCTTTCCGTCCTTTTTGCCATCCCAGCCATTCAGGATGTCAGTTGATTCAAAGATTTCTCCTCCCCATCTGTCAAAAATCAGCAATTTGAAATCCGAAA encodes the following:
- a CDS encoding nucleotidyltransferase domain-containing protein; amino-acid sequence: MVKEQFEISRVVLFGSYANGTAHAYSDIDVALVVKKMDKGFFEVEPVLWKLRRQIDPLIEPVLIEEENDPAGFLEEITRTGIEII
- a CDS encoding gliding motility-associated C-terminal domain-containing protein; translated protein: SDFKLLIFDRWGGEIFESTDILNGWDGKKDGKLCPGGVYVYRIAFRLDGVPGVEGANVEVGTVMLVR